The following are encoded together in the Pseudoxanthomonas sp. YR558 genome:
- a CDS encoding DUF998 domain-containing protein, whose product MPPFLSRLLPWNGAIAACVFIFAVLGFGSALSGYSQVWHPVAVLGAKGVPHALGFNLLGFVLTGVLAAIVALDLRHRLPADAGWPARLGAQFLLLSALGFISLGVLPLDPDDLHNNASSLHATAWLLWWVAFVPGAMLFAFGMRRRGGWRPIVAASAVAAMVVLFSALIAVALMPAGIAQRLGYAAWLLWLCVAAWRR is encoded by the coding sequence ATGCCGCCTTTCCTGTCCCGCCTGCTGCCCTGGAACGGCGCGATTGCCGCCTGCGTCTTCATCTTCGCCGTGCTCGGTTTTGGCTCGGCGTTGTCCGGCTATTCCCAGGTCTGGCACCCGGTCGCGGTACTGGGCGCGAAAGGCGTGCCGCACGCGCTCGGCTTCAATCTGCTCGGCTTTGTGCTCACCGGTGTGCTCGCCGCCATCGTGGCCTTGGACCTGCGCCATCGGTTGCCTGCCGACGCGGGTTGGCCCGCCCGCCTGGGTGCGCAATTCCTGCTGTTGTCCGCCTTGGGTTTCATCAGCCTCGGCGTGCTGCCGCTGGACCCGGACGACCTGCACAACAACGCCAGCAGCCTGCACGCGACGGCCTGGCTGCTGTGGTGGGTGGCGTTCGTGCCGGGCGCCATGCTGTTCGCCTTCGGGATGCGGCGGCGGGGTGGTTGGCGTCCCATCGTGGCGGCGAGCGCGGTCGCCGCGATGGTCGTGCTGTTCAGTGCGCTGATCGCGGTTGCGCTGATGCCGGCGGGCATCGCGCAGCGGCTGGGTTACGCCGCGTGGCTGCTTTGGTTGTGCGTGGCGGCCTGGCGACGTTAG
- a CDS encoding amidohydrolase family protein: protein MNKTVLALAMAACGLPACMTARAAEPAAPATLALHCERVFDARSGKVLGEHTILVRDGRIAEVIPGRAKLADAESIVLADHTCTPGWTDLHVHLDGESSPQSYSEGFRLDPVDFAYRSVGYAEKTLMAGFTSVRDLGGEVTLHLRDAVNQGTVKGPRIFAAGTSIATTGGHADPTNGFNTHLAHLMGPPGPTEGVINSIDDARQAVRQRYKDGSDVIKITATGGVLSYAKSGDAPQFTVEEVKAIVDTARDYGFRVAAHAHGKEGMKRAILGGVTSIEHGTYMDDEVMRLMKQHGTWYVPTISAGRFVAEKAKIDGYFPAVVRPKAQRIGALIQETAGKAYRNGVKIAFGTDMGVGPHGDNAREFVYMVEAGMPAAYALQAATIRAAEVLGVDDQGVIEAGKRADIVAVPGNPVEDINAVLKVDFVMKDGTVYRQP from the coding sequence ATGAACAAGACCGTCCTTGCCCTCGCCATGGCCGCTTGCGGCCTGCCCGCCTGCATGACCGCGAGGGCTGCCGAACCGGCTGCGCCGGCGACGCTGGCCCTGCATTGCGAACGGGTGTTCGATGCCCGCAGCGGCAAGGTCCTGGGTGAGCACACCATCCTGGTCCGCGACGGCCGAATCGCCGAGGTCATCCCCGGCCGCGCCAAGCTGGCCGATGCCGAATCGATCGTCCTGGCGGATCACACCTGCACACCGGGCTGGACCGACCTGCACGTCCATCTGGACGGCGAATCCAGCCCGCAGAGCTATTCGGAGGGATTCCGCCTGGATCCGGTGGATTTCGCCTACCGATCGGTGGGCTACGCCGAGAAGACGCTGATGGCCGGCTTCACCAGCGTGCGCGACCTAGGCGGTGAGGTGACGCTGCACCTGCGTGACGCCGTGAACCAGGGCACCGTGAAGGGCCCGCGCATCTTCGCCGCCGGCACCTCCATCGCCACCACCGGCGGCCACGCCGATCCCACCAACGGCTTCAACACCCATCTGGCGCACCTGATGGGCCCGCCGGGGCCCACCGAAGGCGTCATCAACTCCATCGACGACGCCCGCCAAGCCGTACGCCAGCGCTACAAGGATGGCAGCGACGTCATCAAGATCACCGCTACCGGCGGCGTCCTGAGCTACGCCAAGTCCGGTGACGCACCACAGTTCACCGTCGAGGAAGTCAAGGCGATCGTCGACACCGCGCGCGACTACGGCTTCCGCGTCGCGGCGCACGCGCACGGCAAGGAAGGCATGAAGCGCGCCATCCTGGGCGGCGTGACCAGCATCGAGCACGGCACCTACATGGACGACGAGGTGATGAGGCTGATGAAGCAGCACGGCACCTGGTACGTACCGACGATCTCGGCAGGCCGCTTCGTCGCCGAAAAGGCGAAGATCGATGGCTACTTCCCCGCCGTGGTGCGGCCGAAGGCCCAGCGCATCGGTGCGCTGATCCAGGAAACCGCGGGCAAGGCCTACCGCAACGGCGTGAAGATCGCGTTCGGCACAGACATGGGCGTGGGGCCGCACGGCGACAACGCGCGCGAGTTCGTCTACATGGTCGAAGCCGGGATGCCGGCCGCTTACGCCCTGCAGGCAGCGACGATCCGTGCGGCGGAGGTGCTGGGCGTGGACGACCAGGGCGTGATCGAAGCCGGCAAGCGGGCGGACATCGTCGCCGTGCCGGGGAATCCGGTGGAGGACATCAACGCCGTGCTGAAGGTCGACTTCGTGATGAAGGACGGCACGGTCTATCGCCAGCCGTGA
- the leuS gene encoding leucine--tRNA ligase, with product MSTAAEPVSYDPKSVESQAQSFWEARRAFEVDERSDKPKYYCLSMLPYPSGALHMGHVRNYTIGDVISRYKRMTGHNVLQPMGWDAFGLPAENAAIKNKTAPAKWTYANIDHMRSQLKSLGYAIDWSREFATCRPDYYVHEQRMFTRLLRKGLAYRKNSVVNWDPVDQTVLANEQVIDGRGWRSGAVVEKREIPQWFLRITDYAQELLDGLDDLPGWPDAVKTMQRNWIGRSEGLEIQFAVDGHEPLTVFTTRPDTLMGVTFVSIAGEHALAQKAAASNPALAAFLAELKQGGVSEAELETQEKRGMDTGLVAVHPITGDRIPVWVANFVLMGYGTGAVMAVPGHDERDFEFATKYALPIRQVIALKAPKNDEEKTYDATLWRDWYGDKTRDDLELVNSGEFDGLDYRGAFEALAERFERKGQGQRRVNYRLRDWGVSRQRYWGCPIPVIYCAACGAVPVPDSDLPVVLPENVTLDGVKSPIKADPEWRKTKCPQCGAAAERETDTFDTFMESSWYYARYTSPGAKDMVDKRGNYWLPVDQYIGGIEHAILHLMYFRFYHKLLRDARLVDSDEPATNLLTQGMVIAETFYRDNADGSKDWINPIDVEVQRDDKARVVGATLKADGLPVKIGAVEKMSKSKNNGVDPQSMVDKFGADTVRLFSMFAAPPEQSLEWNEAGVEGMARFLRRLWTQVQKHAADGASPALDAATLTADQKAVRRKTHETIDKVGNDYGKRHSFNTAIAAVMELSNALGKFDDATPQGRAVRQEALESAVLLLNPITPHASHALWQVLGHAETLIEDEPFPQVDADALVRDTVTLAVQVNGKLRGTIDVAADTPRDVIESLAKAEPNTAKFLDGLAIRKVIVVPGKIVNIVAG from the coding sequence ATGTCCACTGCCGCCGAACCCGTTTCCTACGATCCGAAATCCGTCGAGTCCCAGGCCCAGTCCTTCTGGGAGGCCCGGCGCGCCTTCGAGGTCGACGAGCGTTCGGACAAGCCGAAGTACTACTGCCTCTCGATGCTGCCGTACCCGTCCGGTGCGCTGCATATGGGTCATGTGCGCAACTACACGATCGGCGACGTGATCAGCCGCTACAAGCGCATGACCGGCCACAACGTGCTGCAGCCGATGGGCTGGGACGCGTTCGGCCTGCCGGCCGAGAACGCCGCGATCAAGAACAAGACCGCACCGGCCAAGTGGACCTACGCCAACATCGACCACATGCGCAGCCAGCTGAAATCGCTGGGCTACGCGATCGACTGGTCGCGCGAGTTCGCCACCTGCCGGCCGGACTACTACGTGCACGAGCAGCGGATGTTCACGCGCCTGCTGCGCAAGGGCCTGGCTTACCGCAAGAACTCGGTGGTGAACTGGGATCCGGTCGACCAGACCGTGCTGGCCAACGAGCAGGTGATCGATGGCCGCGGCTGGCGCAGCGGCGCTGTGGTCGAGAAGCGCGAGATCCCGCAATGGTTCCTGCGCATCACCGACTACGCGCAGGAGCTGCTGGACGGCCTGGATGACCTGCCGGGCTGGCCCGATGCCGTGAAGACCATGCAGCGCAACTGGATCGGCCGCTCGGAAGGCCTGGAGATCCAGTTCGCCGTGGACGGACACGAGCCGCTGACGGTGTTCACCACGCGCCCGGATACGCTGATGGGCGTGACGTTCGTGTCGATCGCCGGCGAGCATGCGCTGGCGCAGAAGGCCGCCGCATCGAATCCGGCGCTGGCCGCGTTCCTGGCCGAACTCAAACAGGGTGGCGTGTCCGAAGCGGAGCTGGAGACGCAGGAAAAACGCGGCATGGATACCGGCCTGGTGGCCGTGCATCCGATCACCGGCGACAGGATCCCGGTGTGGGTCGCCAACTTCGTGCTGATGGGCTATGGCACCGGCGCGGTGATGGCGGTGCCCGGGCACGACGAACGCGATTTCGAGTTCGCCACCAAGTATGCGTTGCCGATCCGCCAGGTGATCGCGCTGAAGGCGCCGAAGAACGACGAAGAGAAGACCTACGACGCCACCCTGTGGCGCGACTGGTACGGCGACAAGACCCGAGACGATCTGGAGTTGGTCAACTCCGGCGAATTCGATGGCCTGGACTACCGCGGTGCCTTCGAAGCGCTGGCCGAGCGCTTCGAGCGCAAGGGCCAGGGCCAGCGCCGGGTGAACTACCGCCTGCGCGACTGGGGCGTCAGCCGCCAGCGTTACTGGGGCTGCCCGATCCCGGTCATCTACTGCGCTGCCTGCGGCGCCGTGCCCGTGCCGGATTCGGATCTGCCGGTCGTGCTGCCGGAAAACGTCACCCTGGACGGCGTCAAGTCGCCGATCAAGGCCGACCCGGAATGGCGCAAGACGAAGTGTCCGCAGTGCGGTGCCGCCGCCGAGCGCGAGACCGACACCTTCGACACGTTCATGGAATCGAGCTGGTACTACGCACGCTACACCTCGCCCGGCGCGAAGGACATGGTCGACAAGCGCGGCAACTACTGGCTGCCGGTCGACCAGTACATCGGCGGCATCGAGCACGCGATCCTGCACCTGATGTACTTCCGCTTCTACCACAAGCTCCTGCGCGACGCGCGGCTGGTGGACAGCGACGAGCCGGCCACCAACCTGCTGACCCAGGGCATGGTGATCGCCGAGACGTTCTACCGCGACAACGCCGACGGTTCGAAGGACTGGATCAACCCGATCGACGTGGAAGTCCAGCGCGACGACAAGGCGCGCGTGGTCGGCGCCACGCTGAAGGCCGACGGCCTGCCCGTGAAGATCGGCGCCGTCGAGAAGATGTCGAAGTCGAAGAACAACGGCGTCGATCCGCAGTCGATGGTCGACAAGTTCGGCGCGGATACCGTCCGCCTATTCTCGATGTTCGCCGCACCGCCCGAGCAGTCGCTGGAATGGAACGAGGCGGGCGTGGAAGGCATGGCGCGCTTCCTGCGCCGCCTGTGGACGCAGGTGCAGAAGCACGCGGCGGACGGCGCCTCGCCGGCGCTGGATGCCGCCACGCTGACGGCGGACCAGAAAGCGGTCCGTCGCAAGACGCACGAAACCATCGACAAGGTCGGCAACGACTACGGCAAGCGCCACAGCTTCAACACCGCCATCGCGGCGGTGATGGAGTTGTCGAACGCGTTGGGCAAGTTCGACGATGCGACGCCGCAGGGCCGCGCCGTGCGCCAGGAAGCGCTGGAGTCGGCAGTGCTGCTGCTCAATCCGATCACCCCGCACGCCAGCCATGCGTTGTGGCAGGTGCTGGGCCATGCCGAAACGCTGATCGAGGACGAGCCGTTCCCGCAGGTCGACGCCGACGCACTGGTGCGCGACACCGTGACGCTGGCCGTGCAGGTCAACGGCAAGCTGCGCGGCACCATCGACGTGGCCGCGGATACGCCGCGCGACGTGATCGAGTCGCTGGCCAAGGCCGAGCCGAACACGGCCAAGTTCCTGGACGGCCTGGCGATCCGCAAGGTCATCGTGGTGCCGGGCAAGATCGTCAATATCGTCGCGGGCTGA
- the lptE gene encoding LPS assembly lipoprotein LptE translates to MTRFRLPLLLAALFLLAGCGFHLRNQIALPADLGPVRVVGATTSYSALVTSLSRGLQAAGATLAAPIGEDEDPAAGEQVATLRITSERWGDLPIAVDQFGRAQEFSLRYAVVFAFTRADGTDLVPQQVVELSRDYVSPPQDATGTTTEREVLAEELRREMAASILRRVDGVVRSGPVNTAP, encoded by the coding sequence ATGACCCGATTCCGCCTGCCGTTGCTCCTCGCCGCCCTGTTCCTGCTGGCCGGCTGTGGCTTCCACCTGCGCAACCAGATCGCGTTGCCGGCCGACCTGGGGCCGGTCAGGGTGGTGGGCGCAACGACCTCCTACAGCGCGCTGGTCACCAGCCTCTCGCGCGGCCTGCAAGCCGCCGGCGCGACGCTCGCGGCGCCGATCGGCGAAGACGAAGATCCTGCTGCCGGCGAACAGGTCGCCACGCTGCGGATCACGTCCGAACGGTGGGGCGACCTGCCGATCGCGGTCGATCAGTTCGGTCGCGCACAGGAATTCAGCCTGCGCTACGCGGTCGTATTCGCCTTCACGAGGGCGGACGGAACCGACCTGGTGCCACAGCAAGTGGTCGAACTCTCGCGCGACTACGTGTCGCCGCCGCAGGACGCCACCGGCACGACCACCGAGCGCGAAGTGTTGGCCGAAGAGCTGCGCCGCGAGATGGCGGCGTCGATCCTGCGGCGCGTCGATGGCGTGGTGCGTTCCGGCCCGGTAAACACGGCGCCCTGA
- the holA gene encoding DNA polymerase III subunit delta, with product MELKPEQLAARGASEPLHPVYLIAGPEVLRVLEAADAVRAQARAQGIGEREVFDADGRDFDWGQLDASFNAPSLFSARRLVEVRLPGGKPGKEGGEVISAFCANPPPDVVLLITAGEWGKAYQGKWSDAIARVGVIAVAWAIKPHELPGWIESRLRSKGLRADRDAVQLLAERVEGNLLAAAQEIDKLALLSDGQVLDADRMEALVANAARYDVFRLTDAVLAGQGAQVSRILAGLRAEGDVVAGLMPMIVKELLRTATLARVQAGGGNLAAEMKAQGIWEAKQAPFKRALQRHASPARWDRFVAEASKIDRTAKGRGEGDVWVALERLLLAIAEAKAVRLLVA from the coding sequence ATGGAGCTCAAGCCGGAACAGCTGGCCGCGCGTGGCGCGTCCGAGCCGTTGCATCCGGTCTACCTGATCGCCGGTCCCGAAGTCCTGCGCGTGCTCGAAGCCGCCGACGCGGTGCGGGCCCAGGCGCGCGCGCAGGGTATCGGCGAGCGTGAAGTGTTCGATGCCGACGGTCGCGATTTCGACTGGGGCCAGCTCGATGCCAGTTTCAACGCGCCGAGCCTATTCAGTGCGCGGCGCTTGGTGGAAGTGCGCTTGCCTGGTGGAAAACCGGGCAAGGAGGGCGGCGAGGTCATTTCCGCTTTCTGCGCCAATCCGCCGCCGGACGTGGTGCTGCTGATCACCGCTGGCGAATGGGGCAAGGCCTACCAGGGCAAGTGGAGCGATGCCATCGCGCGGGTCGGCGTGATCGCCGTGGCGTGGGCCATCAAGCCGCACGAGCTGCCGGGCTGGATCGAGAGCCGTTTGCGCAGCAAGGGCCTGCGCGCCGACCGCGACGCCGTGCAGCTGCTGGCCGAGCGCGTCGAAGGCAACCTGCTCGCCGCCGCGCAGGAGATCGACAAGCTCGCGTTGCTCAGCGACGGACAGGTGCTCGACGCCGACCGCATGGAGGCGCTGGTCGCCAACGCAGCGCGCTACGACGTGTTCCGCCTGACCGACGCCGTGCTGGCGGGGCAGGGCGCACAGGTCTCGCGCATCCTCGCGGGCCTGCGCGCCGAAGGGGATGTGGTCGCTGGCCTGATGCCGATGATCGTCAAGGAACTGCTACGCACCGCCACGCTGGCGCGCGTGCAGGCCGGTGGCGGCAATCTCGCCGCCGAGATGAAGGCGCAGGGCATCTGGGAAGCGAAGCAGGCGCCGTTCAAGCGCGCGCTGCAGCGGCATGCCTCGCCCGCGCGCTGGGACCGCTTCGTCGCCGAGGCCTCGAAGATCGATCGCACCGCGAAAGGACGCGGCGAGGGCGATGTCTGGGTGGCGCTGGAGCGCTTGCTGCTGGCCATTGCCGAGGCCAAGGCCGTGCGGTTGTTGGTGGCCTGA
- the nadD gene encoding nicotinate-nucleotide adenylyltransferase, which produces MLQLFYGGTFDPIHNGHLAIARAARDELRVPVRLMPAADPPHRAPPGASAQQRAHLLDLAVEDEAGLCVDRRELLRAERMPEARSYTVDTLHELRAEQGDAVPLALLIGADSLLGLPTWREWHSLFGLAHFVVADRPGSPLDDGLPAELADALLSRWTSSPEALGSAPSGLLYRLSHPLQPESATEIRRRIATGDAWRHLVPGRVAVAIADERLYLERAATPGPL; this is translated from the coding sequence ATGCTGCAGCTCTTCTACGGCGGCACGTTCGACCCCATCCATAACGGACACCTGGCCATCGCGCGCGCCGCGCGCGATGAACTGCGCGTGCCGGTGCGCCTGATGCCCGCCGCGGACCCGCCGCATCGCGCGCCGCCAGGTGCCAGCGCGCAGCAGCGAGCGCACCTGCTCGACCTTGCGGTGGAGGACGAAGCCGGCCTCTGCGTGGACCGGCGTGAGTTGCTCCGGGCCGAACGTATGCCGGAGGCCCGCTCCTACACCGTCGACACGCTGCACGAACTGCGTGCCGAACAGGGCGACGCGGTGCCGCTAGCCCTGTTGATCGGGGCGGACAGCCTGCTGGGCTTGCCGACCTGGCGGGAATGGCATTCGTTGTTCGGCCTGGCGCACTTCGTCGTCGCCGACCGGCCGGGCAGCCCCCTGGATGACGGTTTGCCGGCCGAACTCGCCGATGCACTTTTGTCGCGTTGGACGTCCTCACCCGAAGCGTTGGGCAGTGCGCCGTCCGGCCTGCTGTACCGGCTGAGCCACCCGCTGCAACCGGAATCGGCTACCGAGATCCGCCGCCGGATCGCGACGGGGGACGCCTGGCGACACCTGGTCCCCGGGCGCGTGGCGGTCGCCATCGCCGACGAAAGGCTCTACCTGGAACGGGCCGCCACGCCGGGTCCGCTATAA
- the rsfS gene encoding ribosome silencing factor, whose protein sequence is MSSQAHVIKTRLPSPPPALPDLLATVHAAVQELKAKDVVEIDVRGKSSVADYLVIASGTSTRHVKSIADEVVKFAKKLDVMPLGVEGEREAEWVLVDLGDVIVHVMLPRVREFYALERLWTVGDQPPEDIETADESRL, encoded by the coding sequence TTGTCCAGCCAAGCCCACGTCATCAAGACCCGCCTGCCCAGCCCGCCCCCGGCCCTGCCGGACCTGCTCGCCACGGTGCACGCCGCGGTCCAGGAGCTGAAAGCCAAGGATGTCGTCGAGATCGACGTGCGCGGCAAGTCCAGCGTCGCCGACTACCTCGTCATCGCCTCCGGCACGTCGACGCGCCACGTGAAGTCGATCGCCGACGAAGTGGTGAAGTTCGCCAAGAAGCTGGACGTCATGCCGCTGGGCGTGGAAGGCGAGCGTGAGGCCGAATGGGTGCTCGTGGACCTGGGCGACGTCATCGTCCACGTCATGCTGCCCCGCGTGCGCGAGTTCTACGCGCTGGAGCGCCTGTGGACGGTCGGCGACCAGCCACCGGAAGACATCGAGACCGCCGACGAATCGCGTCTCTGA
- the rlmH gene encoding 23S rRNA (pseudouridine(1915)-N(3))-methyltransferase RlmH, with protein MKCRLIATGERAPSWVAQGFAEYQKRLSHWLPFELVEIEPGLRGKGRDPQRAIEDEGKRVLAALPKNAHIVALEVTGKPYSSEQLAQRLEHWRTLGRDIALLIGGPEGHAPDVVAAAHEKWSLSPLTLPHMLVRLVVAEQVYRAAAMLANHPYHRA; from the coding sequence ATGAAATGCCGTCTCATCGCTACCGGCGAGCGCGCGCCCAGTTGGGTCGCCCAAGGCTTCGCCGAATACCAGAAGCGGTTGTCGCACTGGCTGCCGTTCGAGCTTGTCGAGATCGAGCCGGGACTTCGCGGCAAAGGCCGCGACCCGCAGCGCGCGATCGAGGACGAAGGCAAACGCGTGCTCGCGGCGCTGCCGAAGAACGCGCACATCGTTGCGCTGGAAGTCACCGGTAAACCTTATTCGTCGGAACAGCTCGCGCAGCGACTGGAACACTGGCGCACGCTGGGGCGCGACATCGCGCTGCTGATCGGCGGGCCTGAAGGCCATGCGCCCGATGTGGTCGCCGCGGCACACGAGAAGTGGTCGCTCAGTCCGCTGACGCTGCCGCACATGCTGGTGCGGCTGGTGGTGGCCGAACAGGTATATCGCGCGGCCGCCATGCTCGCCAACCATCCTTACCACCGCGCCTGA
- a CDS encoding energy transducer TonB: MVRALPHGSDNRIDFGRIAAFAAAIAVHAVALLMLLAPMAAPQLQAVADPKPVVRWIEKDPPPPEVVEIKEQQIVKRVEPKPVVTPTPTTITPVVDTPVIVEGGNLPAVEHAVVDAGDIAGPVVTGPLPSATLEYVRATSPRYPINELRNGVQGTVMLRVLVDVDGSPVSVTVESSSGNRNLDKAALQHVLKTWRFKPAMQNGQAVQAYGLVPIAFSLQ, translated from the coding sequence ATGGTTCGCGCACTACCCCACGGTTCCGACAACCGCATCGATTTCGGTCGCATTGCCGCCTTCGCCGCCGCCATCGCGGTCCACGCGGTCGCCCTCCTGATGTTGCTCGCCCCCATGGCCGCGCCGCAGTTGCAGGCCGTGGCAGATCCCAAACCCGTGGTCCGGTGGATCGAGAAGGATCCGCCCCCGCCCGAGGTCGTCGAGATCAAGGAGCAGCAGATCGTCAAACGCGTCGAGCCGAAGCCGGTGGTCACGCCGACGCCCACCACGATCACGCCAGTCGTCGATACCCCCGTGATCGTCGAAGGCGGCAACCTGCCCGCCGTCGAGCATGCGGTGGTCGACGCCGGCGACATCGCCGGCCCCGTCGTCACTGGCCCACTGCCCTCGGCGACGCTGGAATACGTCCGTGCCACCTCGCCCCGATACCCGATCAACGAACTGCGCAACGGCGTGCAGGGCACGGTGATGCTGCGCGTGCTCGTCGATGTCGATGGCTCGCCCGTCAGCGTGACGGTCGAGAGCAGCAGCGGCAACCGCAACCTGGACAAGGCGGCGCTCCAGCACGTGCTGAAGACCTGGCGTTTCAAGCCCGCCATGCAGAACGGGCAGGCGGTGCAGGCCTACGGCCTGGTGCCGATCGCTTTCAGCCTGCAGTGA
- a CDS encoding SIMPL domain-containing protein, producing the protein MRLPLIRPLLLALTLSLGTTAAMTSHAQTAPAYAIPSDGTLLNVSAQAEASRVPDIATISAGVVTQAVDGNTAMRQNSEQMAKVVAAIKAAGIADKDVQTSGISLNPQYRYAENEAPKITGYQANNTVSVKVRDIAKLGKVLDALAGVGANQINGPSFEIDNPEPVYDEARLAALKKAQGRAETYAKSLGLKVRRIVSISEGNGGFRPVPMMAMAKMEARDAGGAPPVSPGETTVSVNLDVVFELGK; encoded by the coding sequence ATGCGTCTGCCCCTGATCCGCCCGCTGCTGCTCGCCCTCACCCTGTCCCTGGGAACCACTGCCGCCATGACCAGCCACGCCCAGACCGCCCCCGCCTACGCGATCCCGTCCGACGGCACCCTGCTCAACGTGTCGGCGCAGGCCGAGGCGTCGCGCGTGCCGGACATCGCCACGATCTCCGCTGGCGTCGTCACCCAGGCCGTGGACGGCAATACCGCCATGCGCCAGAACAGCGAGCAGATGGCGAAGGTGGTCGCGGCCATCAAGGCCGCCGGCATCGCCGACAAGGACGTGCAGACCAGCGGGATCAGTCTCAACCCGCAGTACCGCTACGCCGAGAACGAGGCCCCGAAGATCACCGGCTACCAGGCCAACAACACGGTCAGCGTGAAGGTCCGCGACATCGCCAAGCTGGGCAAGGTGCTGGATGCGCTGGCCGGTGTGGGCGCCAACCAGATCAACGGCCCGAGCTTCGAGATCGACAACCCGGAACCGGTCTACGACGAGGCCCGCTTGGCCGCGCTGAAGAAGGCCCAGGGCCGCGCCGAGACCTATGCGAAGTCGCTGGGCCTGAAAGTGCGCCGGATCGTCAGCATTTCCGAGGGCAATGGCGGCTTCCGTCCGGTCCCGATGATGGCGATGGCCAAGATGGAGGCCCGCGACGCCGGCGGCGCGCCGCCGGTCTCGCCGGGCGAAACCACGGTCTCGGTCAACCTGGACGTAGTGTTCGAACTGGGCAAGTAA
- a CDS encoding Maf family nucleotide pyrophosphatase: protein MLYLASQSPRRAELLTRLGFVFGRIDLDIPEHRQPGEPAIDYVRRVAREKAGAGLLKVVATPGAVVLGADTEVILGDEVFGKPADELEAAAMLRRLSGRTHQAVSAVSVVSAGREAQALVVTEVSFAELDDAEIAAYVASGEAIGKAGAYGIQGRAEQFVTRLAGSYSAVMGLPLHETAKLLREFGIHPSPATAAHATA, encoded by the coding sequence ATGCTCTACCTGGCCTCCCAATCCCCCCGCCGTGCCGAACTGCTGACCCGCCTGGGCTTCGTGTTCGGACGGATCGATCTCGACATCCCCGAACACCGCCAGCCCGGCGAACCGGCCATCGACTACGTGCGCCGTGTGGCTCGTGAGAAGGCGGGTGCCGGCCTGCTGAAGGTCGTGGCCACGCCCGGCGCGGTCGTGCTGGGGGCGGACACCGAGGTCATCCTGGGCGACGAGGTGTTCGGCAAGCCTGCCGACGAACTCGAGGCTGCCGCCATGCTGCGCCGGCTCTCCGGCCGCACCCATCAGGCCGTCTCGGCGGTATCGGTGGTCAGCGCCGGCCGCGAAGCGCAGGCCCTGGTGGTCACGGAGGTCAGCTTCGCCGAGCTCGACGATGCCGAGATCGCGGCGTACGTCGCCAGCGGCGAAGCGATAGGCAAGGCCGGCGCCTATGGCATCCAGGGGCGCGCCGAGCAGTTCGTCACCCGCTTGGCCGGCAGCTACTCGGCGGTGATGGGCCTGCCCCTGCACGAGACCGCGAAGCTGCTGCGCGAATTCGGCATCCACCCGTCGCCGGCCACGGCCGCCCACGCCACAGCCTGA